The Saccharomycodes ludwigii strain NBRC 1722 chromosome II, whole genome shotgun sequence genome window below encodes:
- the NPL4 gene encoding nuclear protein localization protein 4 (similar to Saccharomyces cerevisiae YBR170C | NPL4 | Nuclear Protein Localization), which produces MLLRFRSKEGIHRVQCAPETPFGEVVQTLLTKTLNKNPRLGSIKISCNGRNVTLDSISDQSVQQLDLKHGDMLTIDYEDQQQQQRLNKDNNINNPSISLNTKDLLKSAPKLPELPVDIELSKENGLIPRKQSKLCKHGDKGMCEYCSPLPPWDRTYKEENNIKHISFHAYVKSLEETTKTSGSSYVPPLSQPDFRITKKATCTHEPWPRGLCSKCQPSAITLQQQSYRMVDHVEFSTSELMNEFIDSWRQTGTQRFGVLYGTYEKYDTDIVPLGIKAIVQAIYEPPQDDETDGITMSILDNSFEEELCRVDKVANNFGIYRIGMIFTDLTDSGKGDGSVLCKRHKDSYFLTSLEVIMSAKHQLKHRNICHKSEQGIFSSKFVTCCISGNLEGDIEIAAYQVSTDGEALVQADMISGSTHPSMAWINETNEKRYVPEIFYTKKNEYNLTVKENAKPAFPIDYLLVSLTHGFPENVNNSEKEKNNDGYLKFKTIKGFPWSNRQSMGYSQDYHELKRYLFATATSGDLNALLDKLSNFQLLIYIGSLDILSSEEWGLLVESCRNRSNMESLMKLISTPGWQTLIMILQETM; this is translated from the coding sequence ATGCTTCTTCGATTTAGATCCAAAGAAGGTATTCATAGGGTCCAATGTGCTCCCGAAACGCCATTTGGTGAAGTGGTCCAAACTTTATTAActaaaactttaaataaGAACCCACGACTTGGTAGTATCAAGATATCATGTAATGGACGAAATGTAACTTTAGATTCGATTAGTGATCAAAGTGTACAACAATTGGACCTAAAGCACGGTGATATGCTGACAATTGATTATGAagatcaacaacaacaacaacgacTAAATaaggataataatatcaataaccCTTCAATATCACTTAATACAAAAGACTTACTTAAAAGCGCACCTAAATTACCTGAATTACCTGTAGATATTGAATTATCTAAAGAAAATGGCTTAATTCCTAGAAAACAGTCTAAGCTCTGTAAGCATGGTGATAAAGGAATGTGCGAGTATTGTTCACCATTACCACCATGGGATAGAACTTATAAAGAAgagaataatattaaacacATTTCGTTTCATGCTTATGTTAAATCATTAGAGGAAACTACTAAAACTTCGGGTTCTTCATACGTACCACCATTATCTCAGCCCGATTTTAGAATCACCAAAAAAGCTACTTGTACACATGAGCCATGGCCTCGTGGGCTTTGTTCTAAATGCCAACCTTCAGCAATCAcattacaacaacaaagcTATCGTATGGTTGATCATGTTGAATTTTCCACTAGTGAGTTAATGAATGAATTTATTGACAGTTGGAGACAGACAGGTACACAAAGATTTGGTGTATTGTACGGCACttatgaaaaatatgataCTGACATTGTTCCCTTGGGAATTAAAGCCATTGTACAGGCCATTTATGAACCACCTCAAGATGATGAAACTGATGGAATAACAATGAGTATCTTGGATAACTCATTTGAAGAGGAATTATGCAGAGTTGATAAAGTTGCCAATAACTTTGGTATTTACAGAATTGGTATGATATTTACTGATTTAACTGACAGTGGGAAAGGGGACGGTAGTGTTCTATGCAAGCGTCATAAAGATTCATATTTTCTAACCAGCTTAGAGGTGATAATGTCTGCCAAGCATCAACTAAAGCATAGAAATATATGTCATAAGAGTGAGCAAGGcatattttcttctaaaTTTGTCACTTGTTGCATTTCCGGCAATTTAGAGGGTGATATTGAAATAGCTGCATACCAAGTATCGACAGATGGGGAAGCATTAGTTCAGGCAGATATGATTTCTGGCTCTACGCACCCTTCCATGGCATGGATTAATGAAaccaatgaaaaaagatatgttcctgaaattttttatacaaagaaaaacgAATATAATTTAACTGTTAAGGAGAATGCGAAACCAGCGTTCCCGATTGATTATCTATTAGTCTCTTTAACCCATGGATTTCCAgaaaatgttaataatagcgagaaagaaaagaataatGATGGATACttgaaatttaaaacaattaaagGATTCCCATGGAGTAATAGACAGTCTATGGGGTATTCGCAAGATTACCATGAgttaaaaagatatttattTGCGACTGCAACATCAGGCGATTTAAACGCTTTATTGGATAAATTATCTAATTTTCAACTGTTGATTTACATAGGCTCTTTAGATATTTTGAGCAGTGAAGAATGGGGATTGTTGGTAGAGAGTTGCAGAAACCGTAGTAATATGGAATCATTAATGAAGTTGATATCTACACCCGGTTGGCAGACATTGATTATGATACTACAAGAAACTATGTAG
- the SSE2 gene encoding adenyl-nucleotide exchange factor SSE2 (similar to Saccharomyces cerevisiae YBR169C | SSE2 | Stress Seventy subfamily E (paralog of YPL106C | SSE1)): MSVPFGLDLGNNSSVLAVARNRGIDIVVNEVSNRATPTVVGFGPRNRFLGEAGKNKETSNIKNTVGNLKRIIGLDYDHPDFPTEAKFFSSKLVKLEDGKIGTKVRFAGEQKTFSATQLAAMFIDKVKQTVLDDNRGANLTDVCVAVPAWYSEEQRYAISDAVKIAGLNPVRIVNEVTAAGVSYGVFKSDLPEGAEAKPRTVALIDIGHSSYTCSIASFKKGEMKILGTAYDKHFGGRDFDRAITEHFADEFKDKYKIDIRENPKAYNRILLASEKLKKVLSANTTAPFNVESVMNDVDVSSQLTREELEELVKPLLQRVTKPIDLVLAQAGLTKDDIDVVEIIGGTTRIPVLKNSISEAFGKPLSTTLNQDEAIAKGAAFICAIHSPTVRVRPFKFEDISPYSVSYFWDKQVEDEDHLEVFPAKSLYPSTKLITLYRTGDFNMEARYTNPKELPTHIKETIAKWNITGVVPVEGEDSIACKIKLRADPSGFHIIEEAYSIHDIEVEEEVPAENEGEEPTYKKVKKTVKKDDLVIVAKTFALDEKTLNLLIEEENAMTAQDKLVAETEDKKNALEEYIYTLRGKLDEEYSPFASEAEKKKLHDMLNKTEEWLYDEGDDSTKAKYIAKYEELASLGNVIRGRYLSKEEEKKQALRAKQEASQMSALAEKLKAQRKEENDNKKNGDADVDMD, from the coding sequence atgagtGTACCATTCGGTTTAGATTTAGGTAATAATAGTTCTGTTTTAGCTGTTGCCAGAAACAGAGGTATCGATATTGTCGTAAATGAAGTTTCAAACAGAGCTACTCCAACTGTTGTTGGCTTCGGTCCTAGAAACAGATTCTTAGGTGAAGCTGGTAAGAATAAGGAAACctctaatattaaaaacactGTCGGTAATCTGAAAAGAATTATTGGTTTGGATTACGATCACCCAGATTTTCCTACTGAagctaaatttttttcttctaaatTGGTCAAATTGGAAGATGGTAAAATTGGTACTAAAGTTAGATTTGCCGGTGAACAAAAGACATTCTCTGCTACACAATTAGCTGCCATGTTCATTGACAAAGTTAAGCAAACCGTTTTGGATGATAACAGGGGCGCCAACCTTACCGATGTTTGTGTCGCTGTTCCAGCCTGGTACTCTGAGGAACAACGTTACGCTATTTCAGATGCTGTTAAAATCGCTGGTTTGAATCCAGTTAGAATTGTCAATGAAGTCACAGCTGCTGGTGTCTCCTATGGTGTTTTTAAATCTGATTTACCAGAAGGTGCTGAAGCTAAACCAAGAACTGTTGCTTTGATTGATATTGGTCATTCCTCTTATACTTGTTCCATCGCTTCCTTCAAAAAGGgtgaaatgaaaattttggGTACTGCCTACGATAAACATTTTGGTGGTAGAGATTTTGATCGTGCCATCACTGAACATTTTGCTGATGAGTTCAAAGATAAGTACAAAATTGACATCAGAGAAAATCCAAAAGCCTACAACAGAATTTTACTTGCATctgaaaaattgaaaaaagttttatctGCCAACACCACTGCGCCATTTAATGTTGAAAGTGTTATGAACGATGTTGATGTTTCATCTCAATTAACTCGTGAAGAATTAGAAGAATTGGTTAAACCATTGTTGCAACGTGTCACTAAACCAATTGACCTTGTTTTAGCCCAAGCCGGCTTGACCAAGGATGATATTGATGTTGTTGAAATTATTGGTGGTACTACTCGTATCCCTGTTTTGAAGAATTCCATCTCTGAAGCCTTTGGTAAACCATTGTCCACTACTTTAAATCAAGATGAGGCTATTGCTAAAGGTGCCGCCTTTATTTGTGCCATTCATTCACCAACTGTTAGAGTTCGTCCATTCAAGTTTGAAGATATTTCTCCATACTCTGTCTCTTACTTTTGGGACAAACAAGTTGAGGACGAGGATCATTTAGAAGTTTTCCCAGCCAAATCCTTATATCCATCCACTAAATTGATTACCTTATATCGTACTGGTGATTTCAACATGGAAGCTAGATATACCAATCCAAAAGAACTGCCAACGCATATCAAGGAGACTATTGCAAAATGGAATATTACTGGTGTTGTTCCAGTTGAAGGTGAAGATTCCATTGCTTGTAAGATTAAGTTGAGAGCTGATCCATCTGGCTTTCACATCATTGAAGAAGCTTATTCTATACATGATATTGAAGTGGAAGAGGAAGTTCCAGCTGAAAATGAAGGCGAAGAACCAACTTATAAAAAGGTTAAGAAGACTGTCAAGAAGGATGACTTGGTTATCGTCGCTAAGACCTTTGCTTTAGAtgaaaaaactttgaatttattaattgaagaagaaaatgcCATGACTGCCCAAGACAAATTGGTTGCAGAAACTGAAGATAAGAAGAATGCTTTGGAAGAATATATCTACACTTTACGTGGAAAATTGGATGAGGAGTATTCTCCATTTGCTTCTGAAgctgaaaagaaaaaattgcaTGACATGTTAAACAAAACTGAAGAATGGTTATACGACGAAGGCGATGACTCTACTAAGGCCAAATATATTGCCAAATATGAAGAATTAGCCTCTTTGGGTAATGTCATTAGAGGTCGTTATTTATCTAaggaagaggaaaagaaaCAAGCTTTAAGGGCTAAGCAAGAAGCTTCACAAATGTCTGCTTTGGCTGAAAAATTGAAGGCTCaaagaaaagaggaaaatgataataaaaagaatggAGATGCTGATGTTGACATGGattga